In Plasmodium vivax chromosome 14, whole genome shotgun sequence, the genomic window TGTTAGTTATCAAGGATGAAAAGTATAACAAATTAATCcttgaagaaaaaacgacCAACCAGATAAAGGATGGGGCAGTTGTGATGCCAAAGCAGGACCATAAGGGTACCACAAATAGTACACAGAGGAACCAAATAGATGGTgggaataaaattaaaaagaagggaggaggaggagggtacgatgatgaggaggggaagaagaggaagggaaaggaaaacgaGCAACAGAAGGAAAACCTCCTCAACAATGACGACCACAACGCTGACattgacgatgatgatgatgatgggACTTGTgtaaatatacatacgtataacaaaaaagatgAATACGGCTATGTATACACCAAATTTGACAAAAACAAACGCATCAGATTTATTCCCTTTCAACATGGGCGTAACTACATATGTGTTGGGTATATCATAGGAGAGAATGAAAAGCTGGTTTACATTTCGGACTGTTCTTATTTACCACCCAATGTGTTGGAGTACATAAAGAAGGTAGGCCCCACGGAAGTGTTAGTTATAGACGCCCTTTATTACAAGGCAAAACATTATTCGCATTTCTCCCTACACGAAAGTATAAAAATTGCTCTGCTTATCAAGCCGAAGAAAGTATACTTTATTGGAATGTCCTGCGACATAGAACATTATATTACTAACttatttttgaagaagttaTCGAATAAATATCCAgacatttccttttccttggCTCATGACGGGTTGTTTGTGCCGATCGACCTTTAGCGCGCAGTTTGGGAGTTACTGCATTTAGGGGAAAAGGTCTGTGAGAGCGAATTGTTCCCACACTTGAACTTTTTGGAAGGGGAGTACTTACACGTAACATTTTTGGCAGGGGAGTACTTACACGTAACATTTTTGGCAGAGGAATGATTATACTTTTAAATCTGCCCCAtcccttcgttttttttttttttttttcaccctttttaattcccaCATTTTAAAACAGTTCTGTGAAGGTAACTGAGTGCCCACCATTCGTGTCTGCATGTTGATGTCTGATTGTTGCCATGttttctttcaatttttttttatagtatcgcaatttcttttaaaagattaattttgaaaaagaaacaaagaAAAGACCCATCTATGTGCATATTACGTATGTAGACAAATACGCGTGTCACGTGTTAATTTTTCGAGCTACACCTTTTTTAGCTAGccagagagaaaaaaaaaaaaaaaaaaaagtgcaccaaaaggtgaaaataaTCTGAACGGTCATAACCTTTCTCGCAAAAAGTGTTCGCAGCTagccattcattttttaaaattaaatcgTTGGAAGGTACTTCCTAGGTGGAAGTTCGCCGCGGGTAGGTTACAAATAGGCGGATGCGCTCTTCCAGCGAGTGTTCTCACCAGCTACACTGCTAAGCATTCGTTTTAATTCGTCCAAATCAAGGTTAAACTGGGCACGCGCATGAGGGAGCGGCACCATAAGGTCGCGCAATGTAACCGCGCTGTGCGGGTGCTCGCAAACGACACGAGgttattcaaaatgaaatgttCAAACAAACAATGTGAGTGCCATGCCGATTTGCTCGTACATCGTTTTAACaattaaaaggggggaaaaaataagcatatcGACATTTATGCATTCTTTCAAACAAcatgaaatgaaaataaaaacgctgCACGTGTGCGTAGGACAAATGTGCGTTCCTGAGGGGGGCCGAATTTGTGTCCTCAACGGGGGCAAGTTCCCCTCTGGGAAATGAAGTAGCTGCGCAAATCGGCcattgttttttccccttttccttcctgCCCCTGCCGTTGGGGTTGCGGACAAAATTGGGACGGGCTGATGCGCGGACGAAACGAGCGTCGCTGCGCCGCTACTCTACACCGCATCACGGGAAGTCCTCGAAGAGAAAGGGCAAATCGCTCAGCGAGGAAATCTTCAGCGACATCTTAAACGTGTCGTTAATTATGTCGCACAGAATTCGCTCGCTTTCCACGGTGTACTTGCTCAAGTTGGCCGAAATGTCCGCCAGCGTCCTGGAGTCCCTAATCTCTTTAACACAGTTGGATATGTCAATGCATCTGTTTTCCTTTGGGAGCAGTTCCTCGTTGATTCCATTGGGACcgaatttcctttttttcttctgagCGCCCGTGGGATCGTCGTCATCTCCATTTTCGACGTTATCGAGAGGGTTTGACTCATCGTCACGTGCGTCATCATTCTCGTGGTGGGCGCGACTGATGCTGTCAAGGCTTCTCTTCCTCAATGGGGC contains:
- a CDS encoding hypothetical protein, conserved (encoded by transcript PVX_100820A) gives rise to the protein MITGNGIIFLGTGSSSSTPKLSHIFKNSKILSNKNKGEPQSSELRQEDVEHINKFVDELVAHDIECIDQLNDLYLRKKYPDCHDLKCYTCYDALNGNSKNKRNNICVLVKSNDSYVLIDVGKTFRDSLLRNKDKINFYEIKLDSVLISHSHTDALNGIDDLRDLQEYNKITKGDSYYYTPKNPIDIYVNAVSYERLRNGYDYLVKKRKENIFFSKIAALNLLVIKDEKYNKLILEEKTTNQIKDGAVVMPKQDHKGTTNSTQRNQIDGGNKIKKKGGGGGYDDEEGKKRKGKENEQQKENLLNNDDHNADIDDDDDDGTCVNIHTYNKKDEYGYVYTKFDKNKRIRFIPFQHGRNYICVGYIIGENEKLVYISDCSYLPPNVLEYIKKVGPTEVLVIDALYYKAKHYSHFSLHESIKIALLIKPKKVYFIGMSCDIEHYITNLFLKKLSNKYPDISFSLAHDGLFVPIDL